From Nitrospira sp., a single genomic window includes:
- a CDS encoding phosphoglycerate kinase, whose protein sequence is MNLRKQTIDDVKLRGKRVIIRADFNVPLDESLQITDDTRIRSTLPTINRVVDEGAMVILCSHLGRPKGAFDPKYSLAPVAKRLSRLLGKEVIFAPDCIGPAVEKLVAKMNPGDVMLLENLRFHPGEEKNDDAFAKALASLGDVFVNDAFGAAHRAHASTVGITKFIKASAAGALLKKEIEYLEGAVENPVRPFVAILGGAKVSGKIGVIENLGKRVDKVIIGGGMAFTFLKAKGLEIGNSLVEKDMLDFARGIEEHALSRGVKFYLPVDCVVAASREPGAETKIVPVQEIPKGWYGLDIGPASVKLFSEALQDAKTILWNGPMGMFEIDAFARGTLSIAHAVGNAYALTIVGGGETAMAIHRAGESDSISFISTGGGAALELLEGKQLPGLVALPDRAL, encoded by the coding sequence ATGAATTTGCGCAAGCAAACCATCGATGACGTCAAGCTTCGAGGAAAGCGCGTGATCATCCGCGCGGACTTCAACGTTCCCCTCGACGAGTCGCTCCAGATCACCGACGACACCCGCATCCGCTCGACGCTGCCGACGATCAACCGTGTCGTCGACGAAGGCGCCATGGTCATTCTTTGCTCTCACCTGGGACGCCCGAAGGGAGCGTTTGACCCGAAGTATAGCTTGGCCCCGGTAGCGAAGCGGCTGAGCCGGTTGCTCGGCAAAGAAGTGATCTTCGCGCCGGATTGCATTGGGCCCGCCGTCGAGAAGCTGGTCGCAAAAATGAATCCGGGCGATGTGATGCTGCTGGAGAATCTTCGTTTTCATCCGGGCGAGGAAAAGAACGATGACGCCTTCGCAAAGGCGCTCGCGTCACTCGGCGACGTCTTTGTGAATGATGCATTTGGCGCCGCGCACCGGGCGCACGCCTCAACCGTCGGGATCACCAAATTCATCAAGGCTTCGGCTGCGGGCGCGCTCCTGAAGAAAGAAATCGAGTACCTGGAAGGCGCCGTGGAAAATCCGGTGCGCCCGTTCGTCGCCATTCTCGGCGGCGCCAAGGTGTCCGGAAAAATCGGGGTCATCGAAAACCTGGGGAAGCGTGTCGACAAGGTCATCATCGGCGGCGGTATGGCCTTCACCTTCCTGAAAGCCAAGGGCCTGGAAATCGGCAACTCCCTCGTTGAAAAAGACATGCTCGATTTTGCGCGAGGCATTGAGGAGCATGCCCTGTCCCGGGGAGTGAAATTTTATCTCCCCGTCGATTGCGTCGTCGCCGCCAGCCGTGAGCCCGGCGCTGAAACGAAGATTGTTCCCGTGCAAGAAATTCCTAAAGGGTGGTACGGGCTGGATATCGGGCCGGCGTCCGTGAAGTTGTTCAGCGAGGCCCTGCAGGATGCCAAAACGATTTTGTGGAACGGTCCCATGGGAATGTTCGAAATCGATGCCTTCGCCCGCGGAACGCTGTCCATCGCCCATGCCGTGGGTAATGCCTATGCGTTGACGATCGTCGGAGGCGGTGAAACCGCCATGGCCATTCACCGGGCAGGGGAATCGGACAGCATCTCCTTCATTTCAACCGGCGGAGGCGCAGCCCTCGAACTTCTGGAAGGCAAGCAACTCCCCGGATTGGTCGCCCTCCCGGACCGAGCCCTCTAG
- a CDS encoding branched-chain amino acid transaminase codes for MLEPVDKIWMDGKLVPWAEANVHILTHSLHYGLAAFEGIRCYKGKSGSAIFRLQEHVDRLFDSAHIGMMEMPYDRKQIAEAIVETVRANRLDACYIRPLVYIGYGAMGVHPGNNPIRVAVAAWRWGAYLGDEALANGMRARVSSFTRHHVNVSMTRGKISGYYVNSILAKREAKADGYDEAIMLDPEGYVAEGTGENIFIVRRGKIKTTPLTSILEGITRNSIIDMARERNIPVTEERFTRDEMYLADEVFVTGTAAELTPVREIDNRRIGTGKPGPITLALQKAFFAIVRGEDPAHESWITRI; via the coding sequence ATGTTAGAGCCTGTTGACAAGATCTGGATGGACGGCAAGTTGGTTCCGTGGGCTGAGGCCAATGTCCATATTCTGACGCATTCCCTGCACTATGGATTGGCCGCATTCGAGGGAATCCGTTGCTACAAAGGTAAATCGGGGTCTGCGATCTTCCGGCTTCAGGAGCATGTCGACCGGCTGTTTGATTCTGCGCATATCGGGATGATGGAGATGCCCTACGATCGCAAACAGATTGCCGAGGCGATTGTGGAGACCGTACGGGCGAACCGCTTGGATGCCTGCTACATTCGGCCCTTGGTCTACATCGGCTATGGGGCGATGGGCGTGCATCCCGGCAACAACCCGATCAGGGTGGCGGTGGCCGCCTGGCGGTGGGGGGCCTATCTCGGTGACGAGGCGTTGGCCAACGGGATGCGTGCGCGGGTGTCGTCCTTCACCCGGCATCATGTGAACGTGTCGATGACGCGGGGAAAAATTTCCGGGTACTATGTGAATTCAATCCTGGCGAAGCGCGAGGCCAAAGCGGATGGGTACGATGAAGCCATCATGCTCGATCCCGAGGGATACGTGGCCGAAGGCACGGGAGAAAATATCTTTATCGTGCGTCGCGGGAAAATCAAAACCACCCCCTTAACGTCCATTCTCGAAGGCATTACGCGAAACTCGATTATCGACATGGCGCGGGAACGGAATATCCCTGTGACGGAAGAGCGGTTTACCCGCGACGAAATGTATTTGGCCGACGAAGTATTCGTCACCGGCACGGCGGCTGAACTGACACCGGTGCGGGAGATAGACAATCGACGAATCGGAACGGGCAAGCCCGGTCCCATTACCCTCGCGTTGCAGAAGGCCTTCTTTGCCATCGTACGCGGGGAGGATCCTGCGCACGAATCCTGGATTACCCGCATCTGA
- the obgE gene encoding GTPase ObgE, with the protein MFVDEVKVFVKAGRGGDGSGSFRREMFVPRGGPDGGDGGNGGDVIFTASHRLTTLLDLRYQKHYEAEDGRHGGASHCSGRRGKPVTVALPVGTVIYDQETGEVLADLVANGESVVIAHGGRGGRGNSHFATPTNRVPTHFEHGTEGEEKHLRLELKLLADVGLVGFPNAGKSTLIAAISSARPKIADYPFTTLIPNLGVVRWGTDRSFVVADIPGLIEGASEGKGLGFQFLRHIERTAMILHLVDVSEWAPDEPVQSLEVMRQELDAYDESLNHRPCAIVATKIDISGTSDRLSQLQAYCKKRKYKCFPVSAATREGLTELIAYVGKQVESLRTTPCETNS; encoded by the coding sequence ATGTTTGTCGATGAAGTAAAGGTCTTTGTAAAAGCCGGGCGAGGCGGAGACGGCTCGGGCAGTTTCCGTCGCGAAATGTTTGTCCCACGCGGCGGGCCTGACGGCGGCGACGGCGGAAACGGCGGCGACGTCATCTTCACCGCCTCACATCGACTCACGACCCTGCTCGACCTCCGCTATCAGAAACATTACGAAGCCGAAGACGGACGGCACGGCGGCGCCTCCCATTGCAGCGGACGCCGCGGCAAGCCCGTCACCGTCGCACTCCCCGTCGGCACCGTAATTTACGATCAGGAGACCGGCGAAGTCCTAGCCGACCTGGTCGCCAACGGAGAGAGCGTCGTCATTGCCCATGGCGGACGTGGCGGACGCGGCAATAGCCACTTCGCCACTCCCACGAATCGTGTACCGACCCACTTTGAACACGGCACCGAGGGCGAAGAAAAGCACCTCCGCCTCGAGCTGAAGCTCTTGGCAGACGTCGGACTCGTCGGCTTTCCGAACGCCGGGAAATCGACCCTCATCGCGGCCATTTCATCTGCGCGTCCAAAGATCGCCGACTATCCCTTTACGACACTGATTCCGAACCTCGGCGTCGTCCGCTGGGGGACAGACCGCAGCTTTGTCGTCGCCGATATTCCCGGGTTGATCGAGGGCGCCTCCGAAGGCAAGGGGCTCGGCTTTCAGTTTCTCCGGCACATTGAACGCACCGCGATGATTCTCCACCTCGTGGATGTGTCCGAATGGGCCCCGGATGAACCGGTCCAGAGCCTGGAGGTCATGCGGCAGGAATTGGATGCCTACGACGAATCGCTGAACCACCGCCCCTGCGCGATCGTGGCCACCAAAATTGATATCAGCGGAACGTCCGACCGCCTGAGCCAGCTCCAGGCCTACTGCAAGAAGCGCAAGTACAAGTGTTTTCCCGTGTCGGCCGCCACCCGGGAAGGGCTCACCGAACTCATCGCGTATGTCGGGAAACAAGTCGAGTCCCTGAGGACGACGCCGTGCGAGACGAACTCCTAA
- the rplU gene encoding 50S ribosomal protein L21: protein MYAIIETGGKQYRVESGSLLQVATLEGDVGSTIELDQVRLVHGDGGVVIGQPLVKGAKVTAEIVRHGRTRSITVFKKKRRKNYRRTRGHRQGFTSLRITGIATA from the coding sequence ATGTACGCGATTATTGAAACGGGCGGGAAACAGTATCGAGTCGAGTCTGGGTCACTGTTGCAAGTGGCCACACTTGAAGGCGATGTGGGATCAACGATTGAGCTCGACCAAGTCCGGCTCGTGCACGGAGACGGCGGGGTGGTCATCGGACAACCTCTGGTGAAGGGCGCGAAAGTCACAGCGGAAATCGTCCGGCACGGACGCACCCGCTCGATCACCGTGTTCAAGAAGAAGCGACGCAAAAACTACCGGCGTACCCGCGGGCATCGTCAGGGCTTTACGAGCCTGCGCATCACCGGCATTGCAACGGCATAA
- the gap gene encoding type I glyceraldehyde-3-phosphate dehydrogenase, whose amino-acid sequence MAIRVGINGFGRIGRNVLRASLGDPALEFVAINDLTDAKTLAYLLKYDSVHGTLGVSVEAKGDQIIVDGKPIKVLAIKDPKELPWKELNVDVVIESTGRFTDREGAGKHLAAGAKQVIISAPATDPDVTIVLGVNDSTFDPKTHHIISNASCTTNCLAPVAKVLLENFGIKHGVMTTIHSYTNDQQLLDLPHKDLRRARAAGMSMIPTSTGAAKALHLVIPQLKGKLDGLAIRVPTPNVSLVDLTVETEKDCTIEEVNAAFKKAADGPLKNILLYSEDPIVSIDKKGDPHSATLDAPLTNVIDKRMVKVTAWYDNEWGYSCRVRDLIKLTAERAKGK is encoded by the coding sequence ATGGCTATTCGCGTAGGAATCAATGGATTTGGGCGTATCGGACGAAACGTATTGCGGGCTTCCCTGGGAGACCCGGCTCTGGAATTTGTCGCCATCAACGACCTCACGGATGCGAAAACGCTCGCCTATCTTTTGAAATACGACTCTGTACATGGCACGCTCGGCGTCAGTGTGGAAGCCAAAGGGGATCAGATTATCGTCGATGGCAAGCCGATCAAGGTGCTGGCCATTAAGGACCCGAAGGAACTCCCCTGGAAAGAGCTCAATGTCGACGTGGTTATCGAATCGACGGGGCGTTTCACCGACCGCGAAGGCGCGGGCAAGCATTTGGCGGCCGGAGCCAAACAAGTCATCATCTCGGCGCCCGCAACGGATCCGGATGTGACGATCGTGCTCGGCGTGAACGACAGCACCTTCGACCCGAAGACTCATCACATTATTTCGAATGCCTCCTGCACCACGAACTGCCTCGCGCCGGTCGCCAAAGTGTTGTTGGAAAATTTCGGCATCAAGCACGGCGTCATGACGACCATCCACTCCTATACCAACGATCAGCAATTGCTTGATCTTCCGCACAAGGACCTGCGGCGCGCACGCGCGGCCGGCATGTCGATGATTCCGACCAGCACCGGCGCAGCCAAGGCGCTCCATCTGGTGATCCCCCAGTTGAAAGGCAAATTGGATGGGTTGGCCATTCGCGTCCCAACCCCGAACGTCTCCCTGGTCGATCTCACAGTGGAAACCGAGAAAGATTGCACCATCGAGGAAGTGAACGCGGCCTTCAAGAAAGCCGCCGACGGCCCGCTGAAGAACATCTTGCTCTATTCGGAAGATCCGATTGTCTCGATCGACAAAAAAGGCGACCCGCATTCAGCGACCCTCGACGCTCCGCTTACCAATGTGATCGATAAGCGCATGGTCAAAGTCACCGCCTGGTACGACAACGAGTGGGGCTACTCCTGCCGCGTGCGGGACCTGATCAAGCTCACCGCGGAGCGGGCCAAAGGAAAGTAG
- the rpmA gene encoding 50S ribosomal protein L27 encodes MATNKGGGSSRNGRDSNPQYLGVKAYGGETVKAGSIIVRQRGTKFFPGFNVDLGRDHTLFARVTGVVKFEGGEDRRKVSVYPAPVKA; translated from the coding sequence ATGGCAACAAACAAAGGCGGCGGATCGTCACGGAACGGACGGGACAGTAACCCACAGTATTTGGGCGTCAAGGCCTATGGCGGCGAAACCGTCAAGGCCGGCAGCATCATCGTCCGTCAACGTGGAACCAAGTTTTTCCCCGGGTTTAATGTCGATCTCGGACGGGATCACACATTGTTCGCGCGAGTGACCGGCGTTGTGAAGTTCGAAGGTGGAGAAGACCGACGGAAAGTCAGCGTCTACCCTGCCCCTGTCAAAGCCTAA
- the secG gene encoding preprotein translocase subunit SecG: MLYTLVVILHVFVCFLMIGAILLQSGKGAEIGASFGGSSQTVFGSRGPANFLSKLTVGVAAVFMLTSFSLAILAKQRNFASTVIDLKPKETSSAPAAPPAPATESHPAGDAPAAAH, from the coding sequence ATGTTGTATACGCTGGTAGTCATTCTTCATGTGTTTGTCTGCTTCCTGATGATCGGCGCAATTTTGCTGCAGTCGGGAAAGGGAGCGGAAATCGGGGCGTCTTTCGGCGGCTCAAGTCAGACCGTCTTCGGAAGCCGTGGCCCCGCGAACTTCTTGAGCAAATTGACCGTCGGCGTCGCCGCGGTCTTTATGCTGACATCCTTTAGTTTGGCCATTCTCGCCAAGCAGCGGAACTTTGCGTCAACCGTGATCGATCTCAAGCCGAAAGAAACTTCGTCCGCCCCTGCGGCTCCTCCGGCCCCCGCGACAGAATCGCATCCGGCGGGGGATGCTCCGGCAGCCGCGCATTGA
- a CDS encoding PilZ domain-containing protein: protein MPQATRFVIRTYHRIPVRCLLYYMGGEFLGKGTVVNMSRNGMRVLGDHQVVPGMELVLRLSLPDKDEPVEIQRVVVRWVRGLLFGAKIVTLAPDGEERVGSFLSARLRSYCASS from the coding sequence ATGCCCCAAGCGACGCGATTTGTGATTCGAACGTACCATCGTATTCCGGTCCGGTGTCTCCTCTATTACATGGGGGGAGAGTTTCTCGGGAAGGGGACGGTGGTGAATATGTCGAGGAATGGGATGCGTGTCCTGGGTGATCATCAGGTGGTGCCCGGCATGGAGCTCGTCCTGCGTCTCTCGCTTCCTGATAAAGACGAGCCTGTGGAGATTCAGCGCGTGGTGGTCCGATGGGTTCGCGGTCTGCTCTTCGGAGCCAAGATTGTGACGCTGGCTCCGGATGGTGAGGAGCGGGTGGGAAGCTTCTTGAGCGCCAGACTGCGGTCTTACTGCGCTTCGTCCTAG
- the tpiA gene encoding triose-phosphate isomerase: MRIPLIAGNWKMNKTASEAATFVRELVQRKLPASAVEIVIAPPFTALDSVRQTLGSGSSIGLAGQNLHWEDHGAYTGEVSAPMLKDLGCRYVILGHSERRALFGEGDDVIRKKLAAAFRHGLKPILCVGESLDQREAGRTTEIITGQLKESLAGFEAAQLATLTIAYEPVWAIGTGKAASPEQAIPVHQTIRQLLQQEWSSAIAEGTRVLYGGSVTPQNVSDFLASEEIDGALVGGACLKVESFASIATLAQKRSGH; encoded by the coding sequence GTGCGCATACCCCTGATCGCCGGCAACTGGAAAATGAACAAGACCGCCTCCGAGGCGGCAACATTCGTCCGTGAGTTGGTTCAAAGGAAACTCCCCGCCTCCGCCGTCGAAATCGTCATCGCCCCGCCATTTACCGCGCTGGACTCCGTCCGTCAGACGCTGGGGTCCGGCTCATCCATCGGCCTGGCTGGCCAGAACCTCCACTGGGAGGACCACGGCGCCTATACCGGAGAAGTTTCCGCGCCAATGCTGAAAGATCTTGGCTGCCGGTACGTCATTCTCGGACACTCTGAGCGACGCGCCCTATTCGGCGAAGGTGACGACGTGATACGGAAGAAACTCGCTGCAGCCTTTCGGCATGGGCTCAAGCCGATCCTCTGCGTTGGTGAATCGTTGGACCAACGTGAAGCAGGACGCACGACAGAGATCATCACCGGACAGCTCAAGGAAAGCCTGGCAGGGTTCGAAGCCGCACAACTGGCGACCCTCACCATTGCCTACGAGCCGGTCTGGGCCATCGGAACGGGAAAAGCCGCATCGCCGGAACAGGCGATTCCAGTGCATCAGACCATCAGACAACTCTTGCAGCAGGAATGGTCTTCCGCCATTGCGGAGGGAACCAGAGTTTTGTATGGCGGCAGCGTCACACCACAAAACGTGTCAGATTTTCTGGCGTCGGAAGAGATCGACGGCGCATTGGTCGGTGGGGCTTGCCTCAAGGTCGAGTCCTTTGCTAGTATCGCCACTCTCGCACAAAAACGATCGGGGCATTAA